A window of Hevea brasiliensis isolate MT/VB/25A 57/8 chromosome 14, ASM3005281v1, whole genome shotgun sequence contains these coding sequences:
- the LOC110651473 gene encoding shaggy-related protein kinase kappa isoform X2, with translation MASASLGNGGVGSSRSVNGFKSSSSSVDWLGREMFEMRLRDKADHDEDRDSEPDIIDGVGTEAGHVIRTTIGGRNGQSRQTISYIAENVVGTGSFGVVFQAKCRETGEIVAIKKVLQDKRYKNRELQIMQMLDHPNIVSLKNCFFSTTEKEELYLNLVLEYVPETVNRIARSYSRINQRMPLIYVKLYTYQICRALAYIHNCIGICHRDIKPQNLLVNPSTHQLKLCDFGSAKVLVKGEPNVSYICSRYYRAPELIFGATEYTTAIDIWSTGCVMAELLLGKPLFPGESGVDQLVEIIKVLGTPTREEIKCMNPNYTEFKFPQIKPHPWHKVFQKCLPPEAVDLVCRFFQYSPNLRCTALEACVHPFFDELRNPETRLPNGRPLPPLFNFKPQELSGIPADIVNRLIPDHARKQNLFMALHT, from the exons ATGGCGTCTGCCAGCCTTGGAAATGGGGGAGTTGGAAGTTCTAGGTCTGTTAATGGCTTCAAGAGTTCATCAAGCTCAGTTGACTGGCTGGGGAGAGAGATGTTTGAGATGAGATTGAGGGACAAGGCGGACCATGATGAAGACAGA GATAGTGAACCAGATATAATTGATGGTGTGGGTACAGAAGCAGGACATGTCATAAGAACCACTATTGGTGGTCGAAATGGTCAATCTAGACAG ACAATAAGTTATATAGCGGAGAATGTGGTTGGAACTGGTTCTTTTGGTGTTGTCTTCCAA GCTAAATGTCGGGAAACTGGAGAAATTGTCGCTATCAAGAAAGTTCTCCAAGACAAGCGCTACAAGAATAGAGAGTTACAGATTATGCAGATGTTGGATCATCCAAATATTGTTTCCCTTAAGAATTGTTTCTtttcaacaactgaaaaggaagagCTCTACCTAAATCTGGTACTCGAATATGTTCCCGAAACTGTCAATCGTATTGCAAGGAGCTACAGCAGGATCAACCAAAGAATGCCTTTAATATATGTTAAACTCTATACCTATCAG ATCTGTAGGGCACTTGCCTATATACACAATTGCATTGGTATTTGTCACCGTGACATCAAGCCTCAAAACTTACTG GTGAATCCAAGCACGCATCAACTGAAACTTTGTGattttgggagtgccaaagtgcTG GTGAAAGGAGAACCCAATGTCTCTTACATCTGCTCAAGATACTACCGTGCCCCAGAATTGATATTTGGTGCTACTGAATACACTACTGCCATTGATATATGGTCTACAGGTTGTGTGATGGCTGAGTTGCTACTAGGGAAG CCTTTGTTTCCTGGTGAAAGTGGAGTTGACCAACTAGTTGAGATCATTAAG GTTTTGGGAACTCCAACAAGGGAGGAGATAAAGTGCATGAATCCAAACTATACCGAATTTAAGTTTCCACAAATAAAGCCTCACCCATGGCACAAG GTCTTCCAAAAGTGTTTACCCCCAGAAGCAGTGGATCTTGTCTGTAGGTTTTTCCAGTACTCTCCCAATTTGAGATGCACTGCT TTGGAAGCTTGTGTGCATCCTTTCTTTGATGAACTGAGGAATCCAGAGACTCGCCTTCCCAATGGCCGCCCTCTCCCTCCACTATTTAATTTTAAACCTCAAG AGCTGTCAGGCATACCAGCAGACATTGTCAATCGACTTATTCCAGACCATGCTCGTAAGCAGAACTTATTCATGGCTTTGCACACCTAG
- the LOC110651473 gene encoding shaggy-related protein kinase kappa isoform X1 has protein sequence MASASLGNGGVGSSRSVNGFKSSSSSVDWLGREMFEMRLRDKADHDEDRAPTSSLLQDSEPDIIDGVGTEAGHVIRTTIGGRNGQSRQTISYIAENVVGTGSFGVVFQAKCRETGEIVAIKKVLQDKRYKNRELQIMQMLDHPNIVSLKNCFFSTTEKEELYLNLVLEYVPETVNRIARSYSRINQRMPLIYVKLYTYQICRALAYIHNCIGICHRDIKPQNLLVNPSTHQLKLCDFGSAKVLVKGEPNVSYICSRYYRAPELIFGATEYTTAIDIWSTGCVMAELLLGKPLFPGESGVDQLVEIIKVLGTPTREEIKCMNPNYTEFKFPQIKPHPWHKVFQKCLPPEAVDLVCRFFQYSPNLRCTALEACVHPFFDELRNPETRLPNGRPLPPLFNFKPQELSGIPADIVNRLIPDHARKQNLFMALHT, from the exons ATGGCGTCTGCCAGCCTTGGAAATGGGGGAGTTGGAAGTTCTAGGTCTGTTAATGGCTTCAAGAGTTCATCAAGCTCAGTTGACTGGCTGGGGAGAGAGATGTTTGAGATGAGATTGAGGGACAAGGCGGACCATGATGAAGACAGA GCCCCTACTTCCTCCTTGTTGCAGGATAGTGAACCAGATATAATTGATGGTGTGGGTACAGAAGCAGGACATGTCATAAGAACCACTATTGGTGGTCGAAATGGTCAATCTAGACAG ACAATAAGTTATATAGCGGAGAATGTGGTTGGAACTGGTTCTTTTGGTGTTGTCTTCCAA GCTAAATGTCGGGAAACTGGAGAAATTGTCGCTATCAAGAAAGTTCTCCAAGACAAGCGCTACAAGAATAGAGAGTTACAGATTATGCAGATGTTGGATCATCCAAATATTGTTTCCCTTAAGAATTGTTTCTtttcaacaactgaaaaggaagagCTCTACCTAAATCTGGTACTCGAATATGTTCCCGAAACTGTCAATCGTATTGCAAGGAGCTACAGCAGGATCAACCAAAGAATGCCTTTAATATATGTTAAACTCTATACCTATCAG ATCTGTAGGGCACTTGCCTATATACACAATTGCATTGGTATTTGTCACCGTGACATCAAGCCTCAAAACTTACTG GTGAATCCAAGCACGCATCAACTGAAACTTTGTGattttgggagtgccaaagtgcTG GTGAAAGGAGAACCCAATGTCTCTTACATCTGCTCAAGATACTACCGTGCCCCAGAATTGATATTTGGTGCTACTGAATACACTACTGCCATTGATATATGGTCTACAGGTTGTGTGATGGCTGAGTTGCTACTAGGGAAG CCTTTGTTTCCTGGTGAAAGTGGAGTTGACCAACTAGTTGAGATCATTAAG GTTTTGGGAACTCCAACAAGGGAGGAGATAAAGTGCATGAATCCAAACTATACCGAATTTAAGTTTCCACAAATAAAGCCTCACCCATGGCACAAG GTCTTCCAAAAGTGTTTACCCCCAGAAGCAGTGGATCTTGTCTGTAGGTTTTTCCAGTACTCTCCCAATTTGAGATGCACTGCT TTGGAAGCTTGTGTGCATCCTTTCTTTGATGAACTGAGGAATCCAGAGACTCGCCTTCCCAATGGCCGCCCTCTCCCTCCACTATTTAATTTTAAACCTCAAG AGCTGTCAGGCATACCAGCAGACATTGTCAATCGACTTATTCCAGACCATGCTCGTAAGCAGAACTTATTCATGGCTTTGCACACCTAG